A window from Thermoanaerobaculales bacterium encodes these proteins:
- a CDS encoding helical backbone metal receptor — MSATACRPPATESSSTEPAAGAAPPARIVSLAPSITEVLFALDLGDRVVGVTSFCRYPPAAARLPQVGGYLDLNLEAVLGLAPDLVVLMQDHDAARARLEALGMATLQVDQGELDGILASIEEIADRCGVPDRGDRLVAAIRGRLDAVERRVAGLPRPRTLAVVGREVGSGSLGTVWVAGTETFYDDVIRLAGGVNAAAPSPVVYPEVSPEGIYRIDPDVILDLLADLEDRRIPAEAAAADWRELAALRAVRSGRVHALEHELTVVPGPRVAELVEAVARALHPEAFR, encoded by the coding sequence GTGTCTGCGACCGCCTGCCGACCGCCGGCAACAGAATCGAGCTCGACGGAGCCGGCCGCGGGCGCGGCGCCACCGGCGCGCATCGTGTCGCTCGCCCCGAGCATCACCGAGGTGCTGTTCGCGCTCGACCTCGGCGACCGGGTGGTGGGCGTGACCTCGTTCTGCCGCTACCCTCCGGCGGCGGCGCGGCTGCCCCAGGTCGGCGGCTACCTCGACCTCAACCTGGAGGCGGTGCTCGGCCTCGCTCCCGACCTGGTGGTCCTGATGCAGGACCACGATGCCGCACGGGCGCGGCTCGAGGCCCTCGGCATGGCGACGCTCCAGGTCGACCAGGGCGAGCTCGACGGCATCCTGGCCTCGATCGAGGAGATCGCGGACCGGTGTGGTGTGCCGGATCGCGGTGATCGGCTCGTCGCCGCGATCCGCGGCCGCCTCGATGCGGTCGAGCGGCGGGTGGCGGGCCTGCCTCGTCCGCGGACCCTGGCCGTGGTCGGGCGGGAGGTCGGGTCGGGGTCGCTCGGCACGGTCTGGGTCGCCGGCACCGAGACCTTCTACGACGACGTCATCCGCCTCGCCGGCGGCGTCAACGCGGCGGCGCCATCGCCGGTGGTCTACCCCGAGGTGTCGCCCGAGGGGATCTATCGCATCGATCCCGACGTCATCCTCGACCTGCTCGCGGACCTCGAGGACCGCCGGATCCCTGCCGAGGCGGCGGCGGCCGACTGGCGGGAGCTCGCGGCGCTGCGCGCGGTCCGCAGCGGCCGCGTCCACGCGCTCGAGCACGAGCTGACTGTGGTGCCTGGGCCGCGCGTCGCCGAGCTGGTCGAGGCGGTGGCGCGGGCGCTCCACCCGGAGGCCTTCCGGTGA
- a CDS encoding S8 family serine peptidase, whose product MRRRKRVACRVALVIGGLLGVAAAGFSQGGPPAPIDPAVLAELDTRGEATFWVVFRDRADLGPASEIRDWGERGRFVHQRLVATAEASQAEVRALLGGLGAQVRPFWIANVIEVTTDNVAVPGLLAAQPEVAAIVAPPAVELIGNAAGTASPAPRAVEWNVERIRAPEVWSRYGVRGEGIVIGSIDSGVQYDHPALVEHYRGNLGGGVFDHDYSWFDPYEVCGRHSSYPCDPHAHGTATIGIMVGDDGGANQIGVAPGARFIVAAVNWTTPNLLAAMQWMLAPTDLNGQNPRPDLRPHVVNNSWGTAGGSDTYRSAVQAWIAAGIFPVFAAGNSGPGCETMLAPADYPESFAVGAFDLEGNIASFSSRGPSELGPTKPDVASPGELLRTSVPWDDYHSGMWGTSYAAPHVTGTVALMLSLNPELIGRTEQIRRHLDLSAVDVPDLSCDGDPWRNNVWGEGRLDAFAAVSLVLVDGFDSGDTDGWSAVVP is encoded by the coding sequence ATGAGACGCCGGAAGCGTGTGGCCTGCCGGGTGGCGCTCGTGATCGGCGGACTGCTGGGTGTTGCGGCCGCGGGATTCTCGCAGGGAGGGCCGCCGGCGCCGATCGATCCGGCCGTCCTCGCCGAGCTCGACACCCGCGGCGAGGCGACCTTCTGGGTCGTCTTCCGCGACCGGGCCGACCTCGGCCCGGCCTCGGAGATCCGCGACTGGGGCGAGCGCGGCCGCTTCGTCCACCAGCGCCTGGTCGCGACGGCCGAGGCATCGCAGGCCGAGGTCCGTGCACTGCTCGGCGGCCTCGGCGCCCAGGTACGACCCTTCTGGATCGCCAACGTGATCGAGGTGACGACCGACAACGTCGCGGTGCCCGGCCTGCTCGCCGCCCAGCCCGAGGTCGCCGCGATCGTCGCCCCGCCCGCGGTTGAGCTCATCGGTAACGCGGCTGGCACCGCGAGCCCTGCTCCTCGCGCGGTCGAGTGGAACGTCGAGCGCATCCGGGCGCCGGAGGTGTGGTCGCGCTATGGGGTACGGGGCGAGGGCATCGTAATCGGCAGCATCGACTCCGGCGTGCAGTACGACCACCCCGCCCTGGTCGAGCACTATCGCGGAAACCTCGGTGGCGGCGTCTTCGACCACGACTACAGCTGGTTCGATCCGTATGAGGTCTGTGGACGCCATTCGAGCTATCCCTGCGATCCGCACGCGCACGGTACGGCCACGATCGGGATCATGGTCGGGGACGACGGAGGCGCGAATCAGATCGGGGTGGCGCCGGGCGCGCGCTTCATCGTGGCGGCCGTGAACTGGACCACCCCGAATCTGCTCGCCGCCATGCAGTGGATGCTGGCGCCGACCGACCTCAATGGTCAGAACCCCCGCCCCGACCTGCGGCCGCACGTCGTCAACAACTCGTGGGGCACCGCCGGCGGCTCCGACACCTACCGGAGCGCGGTCCAGGCCTGGATCGCCGCGGGCATCTTCCCGGTGTTCGCCGCCGGGAACTCCGGGCCGGGTTGCGAGACGATGCTGGCACCTGCCGACTACCCGGAGAGCTTCGCCGTGGGTGCATTCGACCTCGAGGGCAACATCGCTTCGTTCTCGAGCAGGGGACCTTCCGAGCTCGGCCCGACCAAACCCGATGTCGCGTCGCCGGGTGAATTGCTTCGGACCTCGGTGCCCTGGGACGATTACCACTCGGGAATGTGGGGCACGTCGTACGCGGCGCCGCACGTCACGGGCACGGTGGCCCTCATGCTGTCCCTCAACCCCGAGCTCATCGGCCGCACTGAGCAGATCCGGCGGCACCTCGACCTCTCCGCCGTCGACGTCCCGGACCTGAGCTGCGACGGCGACCCGTGGCGGAACAACGTCTGGGGTGAGGGCCGGCTCGACGCCTTCGCGGCAGTCAGCCTCGTCCTCGTCGACGGCTTCGACTCCGGCGACACGGACGGGTGGTCGGCCGTCGTGCCCTGA